One window of Thermacetogenium phaeum DSM 12270 genomic DNA carries:
- a CDS encoding MazG-like family protein — protein sequence MGEMRTKDITLPRLNNLKPTLESTALKLMEEAGELAQAIGKFRGMSGEGTSLSEKQVVDLVLRELLDVAQTAVSLLFVLEEEYDADVGAALERHIQKLIEKNYLRLD from the coding sequence ATGGGAGAAATGAGGACGAAGGACATCACGCTCCCGCGCCTGAATAATCTCAAGCCGACGCTGGAGTCCACGGCCCTCAAGCTGATGGAGGAGGCCGGGGAGCTGGCTCAGGCCATCGGGAAGTTTCGGGGAATGAGCGGTGAAGGGACATCCCTGAGCGAGAAGCAGGTTGTGGATCTGGTGCTGCGGGAGCTGCTGGATGTGGCCCAGACGGCGGTTTCCCTCCTCTTCGTGCTGGAAGAGGAGTACGATGCCGATGTCGGAGCCGCCCTGGAGCGGCACATCCAGAAGCTGATTGAGAAGAACTATTTGCGCCTGGATTAG
- the atpF gene encoding F0F1 ATP synthase subunit B — protein MELNLYTAIWAIVNFLVILFILYKFGYGPVIEFLDKRREEIARNIATAERNRAESEALLKEYQEKIASAREEAQDIVARATKAAEEERAAILSQARDEATALLEKARQEIQRERDEAIFALRREVSELAIMAAEKILGRNLSQEDNRRMVDDILKEVGEIH, from the coding sequence GTGGAACTGAATCTGTATACAGCGATCTGGGCAATTGTAAACTTTCTGGTAATCCTGTTTATCCTGTATAAATTTGGATATGGGCCGGTAATCGAGTTCCTGGATAAGCGGAGGGAGGAGATAGCCCGTAACATTGCCACAGCGGAGCGCAACCGCGCCGAGTCCGAAGCCCTCCTCAAGGAATACCAGGAAAAGATCGCCTCCGCCAGGGAGGAGGCTCAGGATATTGTGGCACGGGCCACCAAAGCCGCTGAAGAGGAGCGGGCGGCCATTCTCTCTCAGGCGCGCGATGAGGCCACTGCCCTGCTGGAGAAGGCGCGCCAGGAGATTCAACGGGAACGCGACGAGGCCATCTTTGCCCTGCGCCGGGAAGTAAGCGAACTGGCCATTATGGCGGCAGAGAAAATCCTGGGTCGCAATCTCAGCCAGGAGGACAACAGGCGCATGGTGGATGACATTCTGAAAGAGGTAGGGGAAATTCATTGA
- a CDS encoding low molecular weight protein arginine phosphatase codes for MRILFVCTGNTCRSPMAEALAGKILRSFDLAEKVEVSSAGLDAFPGAAASRQACAVLKKEGIDLSGHRARQLNEEMVRQADLILTMTAAQKRRLLELFPEAADRIFILKEFADAGDFPASSRLAEVMRRIRDKGERYWNANGSALEALEEERAEVLKRLREIDEEISALKDGLNWAIRGELEELKDLEKELAGYDIPDPYGLPEAAYRECASELASALEGVFRRLRKML; via the coding sequence ATGCGCATATTGTTCGTCTGCACCGGGAACACCTGCCGCAGCCCGATGGCGGAGGCGCTGGCCGGGAAAATCCTGCGCTCCTTCGACCTGGCGGAGAAGGTTGAGGTAAGCTCGGCGGGGCTGGACGCCTTCCCCGGGGCGGCGGCCAGCCGCCAGGCGTGTGCCGTTCTCAAGAAGGAGGGGATCGATCTGTCCGGCCACCGGGCGCGGCAGTTGAACGAGGAGATGGTGCGGCAGGCGGACCTCATCCTGACCATGACGGCTGCCCAGAAGAGGCGCCTTTTAGAACTGTTCCCGGAGGCAGCGGATAGGATTTTCATTTTGAAGGAGTTTGCCGACGCCGGGGATTTTCCGGCATCTTCCCGGCTGGCCGAAGTGATGAGGAGGATAAGGGATAAAGGGGAAAGATACTGGAATGCCAACGGGTCCGCTCTCGAGGCCCTGGAGGAGGAGAGGGCGGAGGTCCTGAAGCGCCTCCGGGAGATCGACGAAGAGATCTCCGCTTTAAAAGACGGCCTTAACTGGGCCATCAGGGGGGAACTGGAGGAATTAAAGGATTTGGAGAAGGAGCTGGCCGGGTATGACATTCCCGACCCTTACGGCCTGCCGGAGGCCGCCTACCGGGAGTGCGCCTCCGAGCTTGCATCCGCCCTGGAGGGCGTTTTTCGGCGCCTGCGGAAGATGTTGTAG
- the atpE gene encoding ATP synthase F0 subunit C produces the protein MDLTSAIIALAVALVMGIATIGPALGQGTAAAKALEGMSRQPEMSGELRTTLIIAMAFMEALTIYGLLIAFLLLGKMG, from the coding sequence ATGGATTTGACGTCTGCGATCATTGCTTTAGCCGTTGCATTGGTGATGGGTATTGCCACAATCGGCCCCGCTCTGGGTCAGGGTACTGCTGCAGCAAAGGCCCTGGAGGGCATGTCCCGGCAGCCGGAGATGTCCGGAGAACTGCGGACTACCCTCATTATTGCCATGGCATTTATGGAGGCCTTGACCATTTACGGACTTTTGATTGCTTTCTTGCTGCTCGGCAAGATGGGTTAA
- a CDS encoding AtpZ/AtpI family protein, translating into MDEKKRFRSGWRALALMTNIGVTMVASVLVGYYMGHYLDIFLFRKEDSWMTIIFSLFGVAAGFRGVFRLVNSALEDGCKNGGKE; encoded by the coding sequence ATGGACGAAAAGAAGAGATTCCGCTCAGGATGGCGGGCGCTGGCATTGATGACGAATATTGGGGTTACCATGGTGGCATCGGTTCTGGTAGGATATTATATGGGACATTATCTGGATATTTTTTTGTTCCGGAAAGAAGACTCCTGGATGACCATCATTTTCTCCCTATTTGGGGTCGCAGCAGGGTTCCGCGGCGTTTTCAGGCTCGTCAACAGCGCTCTGGAGGACGGCTGTAAGAACGGGGGTAAGGAGTGA
- a CDS encoding manganese efflux pump MntP translates to MDELLTLILVAVALGADAFSLALGLGMGNRSRRYIISTAGMVGIFHVLMPLIGVLIGNYLGALIGRLAAWMGGFILIILGLRMIGEGWPWRVTAFSLRDFREMLSPPPAKPASSWGGLLALSWSVSVDAFGAGIGLGATMKGLTAFVVVLGLVAAAMTACGLLLGQLLGHWAGKWAEIAGGLVLAGIGVRMFF, encoded by the coding sequence TTGGACGAACTGTTGACGTTGATCCTGGTCGCCGTTGCTCTCGGTGCCGATGCCTTTTCCCTGGCCCTGGGGTTGGGGATGGGAAATCGCTCCCGCCGTTATATTATCAGCACCGCCGGAATGGTGGGGATATTCCATGTGTTGATGCCGCTGATCGGCGTTCTGATTGGTAATTACCTGGGCGCTCTGATCGGAAGGCTGGCCGCCTGGATGGGAGGGTTCATTCTGATTATCCTGGGGCTGAGGATGATCGGAGAGGGGTGGCCGTGGAGGGTTACCGCATTCAGTTTGCGGGACTTCAGGGAAATGCTGAGCCCTCCCCCGGCAAAACCGGCCTCTTCCTGGGGCGGGCTTCTGGCTTTGAGCTGGAGTGTCAGCGTTGATGCCTTCGGGGCCGGCATCGGGTTGGGAGCAACGATGAAGGGACTGACTGCTTTCGTGGTCGTGCTGGGCCTGGTGGCCGCCGCAATGACCGCCTGCGGTCTGCTCCTGGGGCAGCTGCTGGGTCACTGGGCAGGAAAGTGGGCCGAGATCGCCGGGGGGTTGGTGCTGGCGGGGATTGGCGTGAGAATGTTTTTCTGA
- a CDS encoding F0F1 ATP synthase subunit delta, which produces MIEKAVARRYARGLFDVAREQNQVEAVASDLQEVVATLRQNPELRELLERQWVATKDKKELLRKLWQERVCRLVYSFLELLIDKHRERYLEAIAEVYLDLVRDLKNIIVAEVRTAFPLDPQREAALKQALEKMTRKNVELRVSVDPGLIGGLVIKVGDRVYDGSVKKRLQMLGARFVERPLGKLEVGT; this is translated from the coding sequence TTGATCGAGAAAGCGGTTGCACGGCGCTATGCCAGAGGTCTTTTTGATGTCGCCCGGGAACAGAACCAGGTCGAAGCTGTAGCGTCCGATCTCCAGGAGGTGGTGGCGACCCTCAGGCAGAATCCGGAGCTGAGGGAGCTGCTGGAGCGCCAGTGGGTTGCGACCAAAGATAAGAAAGAGCTGCTGAGAAAACTGTGGCAGGAGCGGGTTTGCCGCCTGGTTTATAGCTTTCTGGAGCTACTCATTGACAAGCACCGGGAGCGATATCTGGAGGCCATTGCGGAGGTCTATCTCGACCTGGTGAGAGACCTCAAGAACATTATCGTTGCCGAGGTTAGAACCGCTTTTCCCCTGGACCCGCAGCGTGAGGCTGCCCTCAAACAGGCCCTGGAGAAGATGACCCGGAAAAACGTCGAACTGAGGGTGAGCGTCGATCCAGGGCTCATCGGTGGGCTCGTCATTAAGGTTGGGGACCGCGTTTATGACGGCAGTGTCAAAAAACGCCTGCAGATGCTGGGAGCGCGTTTTGTTGAAAGACCTTTAGGAAAGCTTGAGGTGGGAACGTAA
- the wecB gene encoding non-hydrolyzing UDP-N-acetylglucosamine 2-epimerase, producing the protein MKKIRVLCVFGTRPEAIKMAPVIRELRAHADEIETRVVVTAQHREMLDQVLDTFNLRPDYDLAVMRPGQDLFDVTDAVLHGLKEVLGRERPDLVLVQGDTTTTFTAALAAFYSRIPVGHVEAGLRTYNRYAPFPEETNRVLTTHLSDLHFAPTERARDALLKEGIAAERIFVTGNPVIDALFQAAEQPFQLEPELARAFQENGRVILLTTHRRENLGKPLQDVYLALREVLLAHPDVGVVFPVHKNPAVRREVAGVLTGVQRVYLTEPLDYLPFINVMKRAYLVLTDSGGIQEEAPALGKPVLVLRQVTERPEAVAFGTARLVGTDRYRVTEEVSRLLDDEGAYLKMAGAVNPYGDGRAAQRIVQAILSYFGRAAAPAEFRPAAEAKYFSR; encoded by the coding sequence ATGAAGAAGATCAGGGTTTTGTGCGTCTTCGGGACACGGCCGGAGGCCATCAAAATGGCTCCCGTGATCAGGGAATTGAGGGCGCATGCGGACGAAATTGAAACCAGGGTTGTGGTGACCGCCCAGCACAGGGAGATGCTCGACCAGGTGCTGGACACCTTCAACCTGCGGCCGGATTACGACCTGGCCGTCATGCGCCCGGGGCAGGATCTTTTTGACGTGACGGATGCGGTGCTCCACGGGCTGAAAGAGGTCCTCGGCCGCGAGCGCCCCGATCTGGTGCTGGTCCAGGGGGATACCACGACGACCTTTACCGCCGCACTGGCCGCCTTTTACAGCCGGATCCCGGTGGGGCATGTGGAAGCCGGCCTGCGCACCTACAACAGGTATGCCCCTTTTCCCGAAGAGACCAACAGGGTCCTGACGACCCACCTCTCCGACCTGCATTTCGCGCCTACGGAGCGGGCGCGGGATGCCTTGCTCAAAGAGGGGATTGCCGCTGAGAGGATCTTCGTCACGGGCAATCCGGTCATCGACGCCCTTTTCCAGGCGGCGGAGCAGCCTTTTCAGCTGGAACCGGAACTGGCCAGGGCGTTTCAGGAGAACGGGCGCGTTATTCTGCTGACGACACACCGGCGCGAGAACCTGGGGAAACCCCTGCAGGACGTCTACCTGGCTCTGCGGGAGGTGCTGCTGGCGCATCCCGATGTCGGGGTGGTTTTTCCGGTGCATAAAAATCCGGCGGTGCGCCGGGAGGTGGCCGGGGTTTTAACCGGCGTGCAGCGGGTTTACCTGACCGAACCGCTGGACTACCTTCCCTTTATCAATGTCATGAAGAGGGCCTACCTGGTGCTTACGGATTCCGGGGGCATTCAAGAGGAGGCTCCCGCCCTGGGAAAACCGGTGCTTGTGCTGCGCCAGGTGACGGAGCGGCCGGAGGCTGTGGCGTTCGGCACAGCCCGTCTCGTGGGGACCGACCGTTACCGGGTTACCGAAGAGGTCTCCCGGCTGCTCGACGATGAGGGGGCGTATCTCAAAATGGCAGGGGCGGTCAACCCTTACGGTGACGGCAGAGCAGCGCAGCGCATCGTCCAGGCCATCCTCTCCTATTTCGGGCGGGCTGCCGCTCCAGCTGAGTTTCGGCCTGCTGCCGAGGCCAAGTATTTTTCTCGCTAA
- the atpA gene encoding F0F1 ATP synthase subunit alpha — protein sequence MGIRAEEISSLIKTQIERYQSEIEVADVGSVIQVGDGIARVYGLEKAMAGELLEFPGGIYGMVLNLEEDNIGVVLLGHYEHIKEGDVVKSTGRIVEVPVGEALIGRVVNALGQPLDGKGPIETERFRPVEFLAPGVVKRQPVKVPLQTGLKAVDSMIPIGRGQRELIIGDRQTGKTALVVDTIINQKGQDVICIYVAIGQKASTVAGVIEKFQETGAMDYTIVVVATASDPAPLLYLAPYAGCAMGEEFMYNHHRDVLVVYDDLSKHAVSYRELSLLLRRPPGREAYPGDVFYLHSRLLERAAKLSDEMGGGSLTALPIIETQAGDVSAYIPTNVISITDGQIYLEPDLFYAGIRPAINVGISVSRVGGSAQIKAMRQVAGRLRLDLAQYRELAAFAQFGSDLDKATQARLARGERMTELLKQGQYVPMPVEEQIIVIYAGVNGFLDGLPVESIQEWEKEFLRFVRSNHPEILAEIREKKELSDELMERMNKVIKDFTDEYGAAFSIQRTA from the coding sequence ATGGGGATTCGTGCCGAGGAGATCAGTTCTCTTATCAAAACCCAGATTGAGCGCTATCAGTCGGAGATCGAGGTCGCCGATGTAGGCAGCGTCATCCAGGTCGGTGACGGCATAGCCCGTGTTTACGGTTTGGAAAAGGCTATGGCCGGTGAACTCCTGGAGTTTCCGGGAGGAATTTACGGGATGGTGCTGAACCTGGAGGAGGATAACATCGGGGTCGTACTGCTGGGGCACTATGAGCATATCAAAGAGGGGGATGTCGTCAAGAGCACGGGCCGGATCGTGGAGGTGCCCGTGGGGGAGGCTTTGATCGGACGGGTGGTCAACGCCCTTGGGCAGCCCCTTGATGGAAAAGGCCCCATCGAAACCGAGCGCTTCCGCCCGGTGGAGTTCCTGGCGCCAGGCGTTGTCAAGCGTCAGCCGGTAAAGGTCCCCCTGCAGACCGGCCTGAAGGCGGTGGATTCGATGATCCCCATCGGGCGCGGGCAGCGCGAGCTGATCATCGGCGACCGCCAGACGGGGAAAACCGCTCTTGTGGTTGATACCATCATCAACCAGAAGGGGCAGGATGTGATCTGCATCTACGTGGCCATCGGCCAGAAGGCATCCACAGTTGCCGGGGTCATCGAGAAGTTCCAGGAGACGGGGGCCATGGATTATACAATTGTGGTTGTGGCGACTGCCAGCGATCCGGCTCCTCTCCTCTATCTGGCGCCCTATGCCGGATGTGCCATGGGTGAGGAATTCATGTACAACCATCACAGGGATGTGCTGGTGGTCTACGATGACCTTTCCAAGCATGCCGTCTCCTACCGCGAGCTTTCCCTGCTCCTGCGGCGTCCGCCGGGCAGGGAGGCCTATCCGGGAGACGTCTTTTATCTCCACTCCAGACTGCTGGAGCGTGCGGCCAAGCTGAGTGACGAGATGGGCGGGGGCTCACTTACTGCCCTTCCTATTATCGAGACCCAGGCAGGGGATGTTTCGGCATATATTCCGACCAATGTTATCTCCATCACCGACGGCCAGATCTACCTGGAGCCCGATCTCTTCTATGCGGGCATCAGGCCGGCCATCAACGTGGGTATCTCCGTCTCCCGTGTAGGAGGCTCGGCCCAGATCAAGGCCATGCGCCAGGTTGCCGGGAGACTGCGCCTGGATCTCGCTCAGTACAGGGAGCTGGCCGCTTTCGCCCAGTTCGGTTCCGACCTGGACAAGGCCACCCAGGCCAGGCTTGCCCGGGGTGAAAGGATGACCGAACTTCTCAAGCAGGGGCAGTATGTACCGATGCCTGTGGAGGAGCAGATAATTGTCATTTACGCAGGTGTTAACGGATTCCTGGATGGCCTCCCGGTGGAATCCATCCAGGAGTGGGAAAAAGAATTCCTGCGCTTTGTGAGGAGCAATCACCCGGAGATCCTTGCGGAGATCAGGGAGAAGAAGGAGCTCTCCGACGAGTTGATGGAGCGGATGAACAAGGTGATCAAAGACTTTACAGATGAGTACGGCGCCGCCTTTTCCATCCAAAGGACTGCCTGA
- the rpiB gene encoding ribose 5-phosphate isomerase B, whose translation MTVQIAIGSDHAGYNLKELIKEQFKGEGVSFVDFGTNSTEAVDYPDIARPVAESVARGESRFGILICGTGIGMVIAANKVPGVRAALCHDVFTARAAREHNDANVLTLGERVTEAGLACEIVRAWLQAAFQGGRHERRVNKIRSIEEEFCGRCLQKREDSAVD comes from the coding sequence GTGACAGTGCAGATTGCCATTGGCAGCGACCATGCCGGTTACAACCTTAAAGAGCTGATTAAGGAGCAATTTAAAGGGGAGGGGGTTAGCTTTGTCGATTTCGGGACGAACAGCACGGAGGCTGTCGATTATCCTGACATCGCCCGGCCGGTTGCCGAATCGGTCGCCCGCGGCGAGAGCAGGTTCGGTATCCTGATCTGCGGTACCGGGATCGGGATGGTAATAGCCGCCAATAAGGTTCCGGGTGTCAGGGCTGCCCTCTGCCATGATGTCTTTACCGCACGCGCTGCCCGCGAACACAATGATGCCAACGTTTTAACCCTGGGAGAAAGGGTAACAGAGGCCGGTTTGGCCTGTGAGATCGTTAGAGCCTGGCTGCAGGCTGCCTTTCAAGGAGGGCGGCATGAAAGGAGAGTCAACAAGATCCGCTCGATCGAAGAGGAGTTCTGCGGCAGGTGTCTTCAAAAAAGGGAAGACAGCGCTGTTGACTAA
- a CDS encoding L-threonylcarbamoyladenylate synthase, which translates to MEKTRYLQLDPADPDPDLIAEAAEVIRRGGLVAFPTETVYGLGGNGMDPESVKRIFRVKGRPPENPLILHVASLEQARELASSWPPAAEVLARRFLPGPLTLILPRAEGIPDEVTAGLPTVALRYPANRIALALIAASGVPIAAPSANISGRPSPTRGEHVLADLGGKIEIILDGGPAEVGVESTILSLADEHPVLLRPGGVTREEIEAVLGRKVIVPEVVNNPQGMGAVGRRAAPSPGLLFRHYSPRAQVIVVTGSSQEQVAKVRNFLAANPGRRVGVLATSENLPAYRDIQPPPFYLAALGSRFRPEEIAGRLFAALREGDEREVEVLLVEAVAPEGMGMAVMNRLSRASAQHEI; encoded by the coding sequence ATGGAGAAAACGCGCTACCTGCAATTGGACCCCGCTGATCCCGATCCCGACCTGATCGCCGAAGCGGCTGAGGTGATTCGCCGGGGGGGGCTGGTGGCATTTCCTACGGAAACCGTCTATGGACTGGGGGGGAACGGGATGGACCCGGAGTCTGTGAAGAGGATCTTCCGGGTGAAGGGGAGGCCGCCGGAGAACCCCCTGATCCTCCACGTAGCCTCATTGGAACAGGCGCGGGAGCTGGCGAGCAGCTGGCCGCCAGCCGCAGAGGTTTTGGCCCGCCGGTTCCTGCCGGGGCCGCTGACCCTGATTCTGCCGCGAGCGGAGGGGATTCCGGATGAGGTGACCGCAGGGCTTCCCACCGTAGCCCTGCGCTACCCGGCCAACCGGATTGCCCTGGCCCTGATTGCGGCCAGCGGTGTTCCCATCGCCGCCCCGAGCGCCAATATTTCAGGCCGGCCCAGCCCCACCAGGGGAGAGCATGTGCTGGCGGATCTGGGGGGGAAAATCGAGATCATTCTCGACGGGGGGCCTGCGGAGGTCGGGGTTGAGTCGACGATCCTCAGCCTGGCGGACGAGCACCCCGTCCTCTTGAGGCCGGGTGGCGTGACCAGGGAAGAGATCGAAGCTGTGCTGGGGAGAAAGGTGATTGTGCCTGAGGTTGTAAACAACCCGCAGGGTATGGGGGCAGTGGGAAGGAGGGCCGCCCCCTCTCCCGGCCTGCTTTTCAGGCACTATTCCCCCCGGGCGCAGGTGATCGTGGTAACCGGCAGCTCCCAGGAGCAGGTGGCCAAGGTTAGAAACTTCCTTGCCGCGAACCCCGGGCGCCGGGTTGGTGTGCTGGCAACGAGCGAAAATCTCCCGGCTTACCGCGACATTCAACCGCCGCCCTTCTATCTTGCCGCACTGGGTTCCCGTTTCCGCCCGGAGGAGATCGCCGGCAGGCTATTCGCCGCCCTTCGGGAGGGGGATGAGCGAGAGGTGGAAGTGCTGCTTGTGGAGGCGGTTGCGCCTGAGGGCATGGGGATGGCCGTGATGAATCGCCTGTCCCGGGCTTCCGCCCAGCACGAAATCTAA
- the atpB gene encoding F0F1 ATP synthase subunit A: MEHGSQVLFTVFGLEVTSHVTTMWAIMAFLLLVFFLATRRMQKVPGRFQCLLEYTIEALLNFFGGIMGPQKARRYFPILATLFLFILISNWSGILPLAGHVKGFTPPTSTLSVTAGLAVVAFITSVVAGLREKGVGYLKHFFQPFFLMFPLNLIEELVKPLSLSLRLYGNIFGEETVVAVLLGLFAPLTPVPMQLLGLLFGFIQALVFTTLTAIYIANATAEAH, from the coding sequence ATGGAACACGGTAGTCAAGTGCTGTTTACGGTTTTCGGACTAGAGGTCACCAGCCACGTAACGACCATGTGGGCAATTATGGCGTTTTTGCTGCTCGTCTTCTTTTTAGCGACCAGGCGGATGCAGAAGGTACCGGGCCGTTTTCAGTGCCTCCTGGAGTATACCATCGAAGCCTTGCTGAACTTTTTCGGCGGCATTATGGGGCCGCAGAAGGCGCGCCGCTATTTTCCGATCCTGGCCACCCTCTTCCTCTTTATTCTGATCTCCAACTGGTCGGGTATTCTCCCGCTGGCCGGACATGTTAAGGGCTTTACGCCGCCTACGAGCACCCTCAGTGTAACGGCAGGGCTTGCAGTTGTGGCCTTTATCACCTCTGTGGTTGCCGGATTGCGGGAGAAGGGTGTCGGATACTTGAAGCACTTTTTCCAGCCCTTCTTTCTCATGTTCCCTTTGAATCTTATTGAAGAGCTTGTTAAGCCGCTGTCACTGTCCCTGCGACTTTACGGAAATATCTTTGGCGAGGAAACGGTGGTCGCCGTTTTGTTGGGGTTATTTGCGCCTTTGACACCGGTTCCCATGCAGCTGCTGGGGCTTCTCTTCGGCTTTATTCAGGCTTTGGTGTTTACGACGCTGACCGCCATTTACATCGCCAATGCCACAGCAGAGGCTCACTGA
- a CDS encoding ATP synthase subunit I: MNYQSLLLGLLWGAAVSIGNHFYLQWTIKKNQDRPPDQGMLAVTNCYLTRYFINILAMFLVYRDMWMLVGTAVGLTVMKNVTIVREYIAARKRPFKKKPQ; encoded by the coding sequence GTGAACTACCAATCCCTGCTGCTCGGCCTTTTGTGGGGGGCGGCAGTTAGCATCGGGAACCACTTCTATCTCCAGTGGACGATTAAAAAAAACCAGGACCGGCCGCCCGATCAGGGGATGCTGGCGGTAACCAACTGCTATCTGACGAGGTACTTCATCAATATCCTGGCCATGTTCCTGGTTTACCGGGATATGTGGATGCTCGTGGGGACTGCTGTTGGGCTGACTGTGATGAAAAATGTGACTATAGTGCGCGAATACATCGCTGCCAGGAAGCGTCCTTTCAAAAAAAAACCGCAGTAG
- a CDS encoding serine hydroxymethyltransferase: protein MDCIDEYLLPVDPEVAAAIRDEERRQREKLELIASENYASRAVLAAQGSVMTNKYAEGYPGRRYYGGCEHVDVVEELAIERARKLFGAEHVNVQPHSGTQANTAVYFAVLKPGERILGMGLETGGHLTHGSRVNISGRYYESYLYGVNQKGFLDYEEIRKRALEVRPRMIVAGASAYPRRIDFEAFAAIARECGSYLLVDMAHIAGLVATGLHPSPIPYADFTTTTTHKTLRGPRGGLIFCRKSFAEKIDKAVFPGIQGGPLMHVIAAKAVCLKEAGSEDFRSYQRQVVQNASRLGEVLKEYGFSLVSGGTDNHLLLVDLRSKDVTGSEAELMLDQVGITVNKNMVPGDALGPQVTSGIRIGTPAVTTRGMKEREMEQIGRAIHCVLSFRGDAARIEEARRIVARLCREFPIYAS from the coding sequence ATGGACTGCATCGATGAGTACCTGCTGCCCGTTGACCCGGAGGTGGCGGCTGCCATCCGGGATGAAGAGCGGAGGCAGCGGGAGAAACTGGAACTGATCGCTTCGGAGAACTATGCCAGCCGGGCCGTGCTGGCGGCGCAGGGGTCTGTGATGACCAACAAGTACGCCGAAGGTTACCCGGGGCGCCGCTACTACGGGGGCTGCGAACACGTGGATGTTGTGGAAGAGCTGGCCATAGAAAGGGCCAGGAAGCTCTTTGGGGCGGAGCACGTCAATGTTCAGCCTCATTCCGGAACCCAGGCCAATACTGCGGTTTATTTCGCGGTTTTAAAACCGGGGGAGCGCATTCTGGGGATGGGGCTGGAAACCGGGGGGCATCTCACACATGGCAGCAGGGTCAACATCTCCGGACGCTATTATGAGAGTTATCTTTACGGTGTCAACCAAAAGGGCTTTCTCGACTATGAGGAGATCCGCAAGCGGGCTCTAGAGGTGCGCCCTCGCATGATCGTCGCCGGGGCGAGTGCCTACCCGCGCCGCATCGATTTTGAGGCCTTTGCTGCAATTGCCCGGGAGTGCGGTTCTTATCTTTTAGTGGATATGGCTCATATTGCCGGATTGGTGGCGACGGGCCTGCACCCGAGCCCGATTCCCTATGCTGATTTCACGACGACGACAACCCACAAGACGTTGAGGGGGCCGCGGGGTGGGCTGATCTTCTGCCGGAAGTCCTTTGCGGAGAAGATCGATAAGGCGGTCTTTCCCGGGATTCAGGGAGGGCCGCTGATGCACGTCATCGCCGCCAAGGCGGTTTGTCTGAAAGAGGCGGGCAGTGAAGATTTCCGCTCCTATCAGCGGCAGGTGGTGCAGAATGCCTCCCGGCTGGGGGAAGTGCTGAAGGAATACGGTTTTTCGCTGGTGTCCGGAGGAACCGACAACCACCTCCTCCTGGTCGATCTGCGCAGTAAGGATGTCACCGGGAGTGAGGCCGAATTAATGCTGGATCAAGTGGGGATAACTGTTAATAAGAACATGGTTCCGGGGGATGCTCTTGGGCCTCAGGTTACCAGTGGGATCAGAATCGGCACACCTGCGGTGACCACCCGGGGCATGAAGGAGCGGGAGATGGAGCAGATCGGGAGGGCGATCCACTGTGTGCTTTCCTTCCGGGGGGATGCCGCCAGAATTGAGGAGGCGCGCCGGATCGTGGCGAGGCTCTGCCGGGAGTTTCCCATTTATGCGAGTTAG
- a CDS encoding deoxycytidylate deaminase, with the protein MARPGWDEYFMEIARVVAKRSTCLRRQVGAVIVRDRRILCTGYNGAPAGHPHCSEVGCLRERLRVPSGERHELCRGLHAEQNAIIQAAVHGISIKGGVFFITHRPCVLCAKMICNAGIREVYFQGDYPDSLALDIFREAGVRLVRMGYVKGEDENGRNEDEGHHAPAPE; encoded by the coding sequence ATGGCAAGACCGGGTTGGGATGAGTACTTCATGGAGATTGCCCGAGTTGTGGCCAAGCGCTCCACATGTCTCAGGCGCCAGGTAGGGGCTGTCATCGTCAGGGATAGGCGCATTCTCTGCACCGGATACAACGGCGCCCCTGCGGGGCACCCCCACTGCAGCGAGGTGGGTTGCCTGCGAGAGAGGCTGCGCGTCCCCTCGGGGGAGCGCCACGAGCTGTGCCGCGGCCTCCATGCGGAGCAGAACGCCATTATCCAGGCGGCCGTCCACGGGATTTCCATCAAGGGTGGGGTGTTTTTCATCACCCACAGGCCGTGTGTCCTGTGCGCCAAGATGATCTGCAATGCCGGGATCCGGGAGGTTTACTTTCAAGGGGATTACCCCGACAGCCTGGCCCTGGATATCTTCCGGGAGGCAGGGGTGAGGCTGGTCCGTATGGGTTATGTCAAGGGAGAGGATGAGAATGGGAGAAATGAGGACGAAGGACATCACGCTCCCGCGCCTGAATAA